GACATGTTGGATAGGAAGCTAGAAGATGAGGAGAGTCAACATGGGCCTACTTCTACTGCTCAGAAGTGGCCACCACCAGAAGAGAAGAAGATGAATGAGTCTAAACCAGTTAAGCAGGTTCCGTTTCGGTACGGTAGAATATCAGGAGAGATCATGAGACGTAGGAACAGAACTAAGCACATGTCTCCTTTTGAAAAAATGGCTGATGAGGCTTGGATGCTTGGATCCAAAGCATGGGAAGATTTGGATACGTTTGAGATGGAGAACATTGAAGAGAGTTCTGTGAACGAAGGAGTGGTGGAATCATCATGCCCTTCTCAGATCTCAATGAGTGGAGATGACTTGAATAAAGCTGATAGGATCATGTTGCTTCCCTGTGGTCTTGTTGTGGGTTCTTCTATTACAATCCTCGGAACTCCACAGTACGCACATGAAGAATCTGTTCCGCAGCGTTCGAGGTTCACAAGAGGTGATGGGATGGTTCTGGTTTCGCAGTTTATGGTTGAGTTGCAAGGGCTGAAGACAGGAGACGGGGAGTATCCTCCTAAGATTCTTCATCTCAACCCGAGGATCAAAGGTGATTGGAGTCACAGGCCGGTCATTGAACATAATACTTGTTATAGAATGCAGTGGGGGGTTGCTCAGAGATGTGATGGGACTCCATCCAAGAAGGACGCAGACATGCTTGGTAAGATCTTTCTTCAGTTGCTGTGTAGTTTAAGTTTCTTTTTTGTTCTCTCTTCATCTAAGTATGTGTATGTTTCCAGTTGACGGATTCAGAAGATGTGAGAAGTGGACGAAGAATGACAACACTGACATGGTGGACTCAAAGGAGTCCAAGACAACTTCTTGGTTCAAACGGTTTATAGGACGTGAACAGAAACCAGAAGTCACTTGGTCATTCCCTTTTGCGGAAGGAAGAGTCTTTGTCCTAACTCTGAGAGCTGGAATCGACGGTTTTCACATAAATGTTGGAGGAAGGCATGTGACATCATTCCCTTATCGACCGGTATGTTTCATCAGATGAGCATTCTACATGTTGTATGCTTTATTAACGAATTGATGTATATATTGTGACTTCTGGCTTCTCAGGGATTCACTATAGAGGATGCCACAGGGCTGGCGATAACAGGAGATGTTGATATTCATTCTGTTCATGCTACTTCTCTTTCAACATCACATCCAAGTCTCTCGCCTCAGAAAGCAATAGAATTTTCTCCAGAGTGGAAAGCTCCTCCATTGCCCGGCACTCCTTTTCGCCTTTTCATCGGTGTTCTATCAGCAACTAAGCATTTTTCGGAGCGCATGGCAGTGAGAAAGACATGGATGCAGCATCCTTCTATCAAGTCTTCACATGTAGTAGCCAGATTCTTTGTTGCACTTGTAAGTTCTTACCACCTCTTCTTATTGTGAGAAATTTTACACA
This sequence is a window from Brassica oleracea var. oleracea cultivar TO1000 chromosome C1, BOL, whole genome shotgun sequence. Protein-coding genes within it:
- the LOC106309285 gene encoding probable beta-1,3-galactosyltransferase 20 — encoded protein: MSLVTMKRVKSESFRGVYSPSRRFKLSHLLLATAGFYLVFLAFKFPRFIEMVAMLGGDTGLDGTLRDTADVSLSGSLRSDMLDRKLEDEESQHGPTSTAQKWPPPEEKKMNESKPVKQVPFRYGRISGEIMRRRNRTKHMSPFEKMADEAWMLGSKAWEDLDTFEMENIEESSVNEGVVESSCPSQISMSGDDLNKADRIMLLPCGLVVGSSITILGTPQYAHEESVPQRSRFTRGDGMVLVSQFMVELQGLKTGDGEYPPKILHLNPRIKGDWSHRPVIEHNTCYRMQWGVAQRCDGTPSKKDADMLVDGFRRCEKWTKNDNTDMVDSKESKTTSWFKRFIGREQKPEVTWSFPFAEGRVFVLTLRAGIDGFHINVGGRHVTSFPYRPGFTIEDATGLAITGDVDIHSVHATSLSTSHPSLSPQKAIEFSPEWKAPPLPGTPFRLFIGVLSATKHFSERMAVRKTWMQHPSIKSSHVVARFFVALHPRKEVNAMLKKEAEYFGDIVILPFMDRYELVVLKTIAICEFGVQNVTAPYIMKCDDDTFIRVESILKQIDGVLLEQSLYMGNLNLRHRPLRTGKWAVTWEEWPESIYPPYANGPGYIISSNIAKYIVSQNSKQKLRLFKMEDVSMGMWVEQFNATMQPVEYSHSWKFCQYGCTLNYYTAHYQSPSQMICLWNNLLKGRAQCCNFR